The Fortiea contorta PCC 7126 genome has a segment encoding these proteins:
- a CDS encoding ABC transporter permease — protein sequence MKNTISQSELVIEAGRTEKQYWHDLWHYRELFYFLAWRDILVRYKQTAVGIAWALIRPFLTMVVFSVVFGQLAKLSSPGAPYPILVFSAMLPWQFFSNSLTECSNSLIGNANLISKVYFPRLIVPTSAVVVSFVDFLISGMILLGLMAWYNFVPSWRIITLPIFIAIAFAASMGAGLWLASLNVKYRDFRYIVPFITQFGLYISPVGFSSNIVPEQWRFLYSLNPMVGVIDGFRWAILGSESAQLYLPGFILSLGLVILLLFSGIWYFRKMERTFADVI from the coding sequence ATGAAGAACACCATTTCTCAATCCGAACTGGTGATTGAAGCCGGACGTACAGAAAAACAATATTGGCATGATTTATGGCACTATCGGGAGTTATTTTACTTCCTAGCATGGCGAGATATATTAGTGCGGTATAAGCAAACAGCAGTCGGTATTGCTTGGGCACTGATTCGTCCATTTTTAACAATGGTAGTGTTTTCCGTAGTATTTGGACAGCTAGCAAAATTGTCATCTCCAGGCGCGCCCTATCCAATTCTAGTTTTTTCAGCCATGTTACCTTGGCAGTTCTTTTCTAACTCCCTGACCGAGTGCAGTAACAGTTTAATTGGTAATGCCAATTTAATCTCAAAAGTGTATTTTCCTCGGTTGATTGTGCCCACCAGTGCAGTAGTAGTTAGTTTTGTAGACTTTTTAATTTCGGGAATGATTTTGTTAGGATTAATGGCATGGTATAACTTTGTTCCTAGTTGGCGGATTATCACATTGCCTATATTTATCGCTATTGCCTTTGCTGCTTCTATGGGAGCAGGACTATGGTTAGCTTCTTTAAATGTGAAATATCGAGATTTTCGTTATATCGTGCCGTTTATTACCCAGTTTGGTCTATACATTTCACCCGTAGGATTTAGCAGTAATATTGTTCCGGAACAGTGGCGATTTCTCTACTCTTTAAACCCGATGGTAGGGGTGATTGATGGTTTTCGTTGGGCAATCTTGGGTAGCGAGTCAGCACAGTTATATTTACCCGGTTTTATCTTATCTTTAGGACTAGTAATCTTATTACTTTTCAGTGGTATTTGGTATTTTCGGAAGATGGAACGGACATTTGCTGATGTAATTTAA
- a CDS encoding Uma2 family endonuclease, whose product MYQTDPPLPPKECLPTMYDLSSEDPEEPGLPDEFHILQPQLLRETFYPPAYSAEQVFVATDLNLYYDPRHPLWYKRPDWFAVVGVPRLYEQQDLRLSYVVWQEGVNPFVVVELLSPGTEKEDLGDTLRDVNQPPTKWQVYEQILRIPYYIIFDRYTDKLRAFQLIADRYGEISLDTLKVWMPSLDLGLGLWYGNYQGIERLWLRWYDTDGKWVSTSQESLEKERARVDETNLQLQQERARVDETNLQLQQERARAERLAEQLRAAGIEPENL is encoded by the coding sequence ATGTACCAAACCGATCCGCCCCTTCCCCCAAAAGAATGTCTGCCTACCATGTATGATCTTTCTAGCGAAGATCCTGAGGAACCCGGCTTGCCTGATGAATTTCACATCTTACAACCACAACTATTGCGGGAAACTTTTTATCCACCAGCTTACTCAGCAGAGCAAGTTTTTGTAGCCACTGATTTGAATCTATACTACGATCCGCGTCATCCCCTCTGGTACAAGCGCCCCGATTGGTTTGCGGTTGTCGGTGTTCCTAGGTTGTATGAGCAGCAAGATTTACGCTTAAGCTACGTAGTTTGGCAGGAAGGAGTAAATCCATTTGTTGTGGTAGAGTTACTTTCTCCAGGGACGGAGAAGGAAGATTTGGGCGATACACTCAGAGATGTCAATCAGCCGCCCACAAAATGGCAAGTTTATGAGCAAATTTTACGTATTCCCTACTATATTATTTTTGATCGTTATACAGATAAGTTGCGAGCATTTCAATTAATTGCCGATCGCTATGGTGAAATCAGCCTAGATACTCTCAAAGTATGGATGCCAAGTCTAGACCTGGGTTTGGGACTATGGTACGGCAATTATCAAGGTATTGAGCGGTTATGGTTGCGTTGGTATGATACTGATGGTAAATGGGTATCAACTTCACAAGAGTCTCTAGAAAAAGAACGGGCGAGAGTAGACGAGACAAATCTACAATTGCAACAAGAGCGGGCGAGAGTAGACGAGACAAATCTACAATTGCAACAAGAACGAGCCAGAGCAGAACGATTAGCTGAACAATTGAGAGCAGCGGGTATTGAGCCAGAAAATCTTTGA
- a CDS encoding glycosyltransferase family 4 protein, whose product MTFSEWLNQFLPTTSITQEKGNQWFMENDTKLLTSSKAGIKTEKRPQIESFPTAAFSSASPRQSREVSKAWYDQLLKLSVITEFFPPDYAATGQLIEELVRHLEQQGASIEVFTGQPGYAFGVSSAPVVEQLGRIRIRRSRSASLWKGRVRGKAINGILFTLRAILHLVKNCRRHNVFLLTSAPPFLPIVGYLVHLCFKVSYVCLIYDIYPDIAIALGVIPHKHWLARFWRGINKKIWQKSQGIIVLSPAMKQRVIANCPEIADKVTVIHSWGDPDLIRPIAKRDNWFAKKHNLVNKFTVLYSGNMGRCHDMDTILETAKQLQDEPIQFVCIGGGPKQKSFIQEVNRLKLNNFLFLPYQDKEVLPYSLTACDLSLVSVEAGMDSLVAPSKLYPALATGRPVAVICSEYSYLKQLIADAECGASFENGDSHGLAEFIRKLHSDRELAEQMGEASRQYLESNFTPEIIAKEYLKVLHQAII is encoded by the coding sequence ATGACATTCAGTGAATGGCTGAATCAATTTTTGCCGACGACATCCATAACTCAGGAAAAGGGGAATCAGTGGTTTATGGAAAATGATACTAAATTACTTACCAGTAGTAAAGCAGGTATCAAGACTGAAAAACGTCCCCAGATAGAAAGTTTTCCCACTGCTGCATTCTCATCTGCTTCTCCCCGTCAATCGCGGGAAGTCAGTAAAGCTTGGTATGACCAGTTACTGAAATTATCGGTGATTACTGAGTTTTTTCCTCCGGATTACGCCGCCACAGGGCAGTTAATTGAAGAGTTGGTGAGACACTTAGAGCAGCAAGGAGCAAGTATTGAGGTATTTACTGGTCAACCTGGTTATGCATTTGGGGTTTCTAGCGCTCCCGTAGTAGAACAACTAGGTAGAATTCGTATTAGACGATCGCGCAGTGCTAGTCTTTGGAAGGGACGAGTTCGGGGTAAAGCCATCAATGGCATCCTGTTTACATTACGCGCTATCCTTCATTTAGTAAAAAATTGCCGTCGTCACAATGTCTTTTTACTAACTTCGGCTCCGCCATTTTTACCAATTGTTGGCTATCTAGTTCACCTGTGTTTTAAGGTGTCCTATGTTTGCTTAATTTATGACATTTATCCAGATATTGCGATCGCCCTGGGGGTAATTCCTCACAAGCACTGGCTGGCGCGCTTTTGGCGGGGAATCAACAAAAAGATTTGGCAAAAATCTCAAGGAATCATCGTTCTGAGTCCAGCGATGAAACAGCGAGTCATCGCTAATTGTCCAGAGATTGCTGATAAAGTTACGGTGATTCACAGTTGGGGAGATCCTGATTTGATCAGGCCCATCGCCAAAAGAGATAACTGGTTTGCCAAGAAACATAACTTGGTCAACAAATTTACCGTACTCTATTCTGGTAACATGGGGCGGTGTCATGACATGGATACCATTCTCGAAACAGCCAAGCAACTGCAAGATGAGCCAATTCAATTTGTCTGCATCGGCGGTGGGCCAAAACAAAAAAGCTTTATCCAGGAGGTAAACCGCTTAAAACTCAATAACTTCCTCTTCTTACCCTATCAAGATAAAGAAGTGTTGCCCTATTCCCTCACAGCTTGCGATTTATCTCTAGTGAGCGTCGAAGCTGGTATGGATAGTTTAGTAGCGCCTAGTAAGCTTTACCCAGCTTTAGCAACTGGTAGACCAGTAGCGGTAATTTGTTCTGAATATTCATACTTGAAACAGCTGATCGCAGATGCAGAGTGCGGTGCTAGTTTTGAAAACGGAGACAGTCATGGTTTGGCTGAATTTATCCGTAAACTCCACAGCGATCGCGAATTAGCGGAACAAATGGGTGAAGCATCTCGTCAGTATCTGGAGTCAAACTTTACTCCAGAAATCATAGCCAAAGAATATCTAAAGGTGCTCCACCAAGCTATTATCTAG
- a CDS encoding GumC family protein, with protein sequence MENYSIQPLNSPQNTITAPQSVPLQAFSGFEEEGAGWDIRQFLGALQRRALVIAGIASIVMGGVTYTTLQEKSVYQGSFQILVEPVDDDASLGKVNVDNPNPNKLTLDYESQIQILKSPELMNGIVKDLRVLYSDITYDSLVQSLTISRLGETKIIQVSYASYDRSRIKVVLDKIAKSYLDYSLEKRKTKLRQGVKFVDQQLPTIRNRVDRLQKELQIFRQRYDFITPENEASEISSKFSNLSSQRTTLNQQLAVSRDVFTNLSADQGKLAALNASPAYQQMITQLRQIEVQISGELARFQPDNPTIQTLEEKRQNILPLIAQEERRVLGIKYAEAANQIQTLDAQSQELAKDEKLVEQRAKLLPILTRRYTELQRDLGIATDSLNRFLSTRENLLIKVAQTELPWELVKAAVQPNAPVSPNIPQNLTLGFAASLILGIGVALLLEKTDNTYHAVGSLKDNIRLPILGILPFDKKLQNSQHHLAVVAGEKQIAAGDEPRQNIFNRQFGSARSTGRGKFWEALQVLYTNIQLLNFERPIRSLVVSSPLPGDGKSTVAFQLAQTATAMGKRVLLVDADLRRPQLHNLSELNNVQGLSSVISTNLPVDQVIQEVPGTSGLSVITAGPILPDPARLLASEKMKQLMAHFHQNFDLVIYDVPCLVGIVDARLVAPHTDGIVLVVRLDKTDKSGLIEAQDSLRISPTNVLGIIANGDKGKLNDVSYSHSSHG encoded by the coding sequence ATGGAGAATTATTCTATTCAACCCTTAAATTCCCCCCAGAATACCATAACTGCGCCTCAATCTGTACCACTGCAAGCTTTTTCAGGGTTTGAGGAAGAAGGTGCTGGTTGGGACATACGTCAATTTCTAGGTGCTTTACAACGACGAGCACTGGTGATTGCAGGAATAGCAAGCATTGTCATGGGTGGTGTTACTTACACAACACTCCAGGAAAAATCTGTATATCAAGGAAGTTTTCAGATTTTAGTAGAACCAGTTGATGACGATGCTAGCTTGGGAAAAGTTAATGTAGACAACCCCAACCCAAATAAACTAACTCTAGACTATGAGAGTCAGATTCAGATTCTCAAGAGTCCTGAACTGATGAATGGAATCGTCAAGGATTTAAGAGTTTTATATTCAGATATCACCTATGATTCGCTTGTGCAATCATTAACTATTAGTCGGTTAGGTGAAACTAAAATTATACAAGTTAGCTATGCCAGTTATGATCGCAGTCGGATTAAAGTAGTCCTAGATAAAATTGCTAAGTCTTACCTAGACTATAGCTTAGAGAAAAGGAAAACCAAGTTACGCCAAGGTGTTAAATTTGTTGATCAACAACTACCCACTATTAGAAATAGGGTAGATCGGTTGCAAAAGGAATTACAAATATTCCGACAAAGATATGACTTTATTACTCCAGAAAATGAAGCCTCGGAGATTTCTAGCAAATTCAGCAATTTATCTAGTCAAAGAACCACACTCAATCAGCAGTTAGCCGTATCTCGTGATGTTTTTACTAACTTAAGCGCAGACCAAGGAAAATTAGCAGCACTGAATGCTTCACCTGCGTATCAACAAATGATTACCCAGTTGCGGCAAATAGAGGTGCAGATTTCTGGAGAATTAGCTCGGTTTCAACCAGATAATCCTACCATCCAAACTTTAGAAGAAAAAAGACAGAACATCTTGCCTTTAATAGCACAAGAAGAGCGACGGGTGCTGGGGATAAAATACGCTGAGGCGGCGAATCAAATTCAAACTCTAGATGCACAGAGCCAAGAACTTGCTAAGGATGAAAAACTAGTTGAACAAAGAGCTAAGTTATTACCGATTCTTACTAGAAGATATACAGAACTCCAGCGAGATTTAGGAATTGCAACTGACAGTCTTAATCGGTTTTTAAGTACTCGTGAAAATCTCCTAATTAAAGTAGCTCAAACAGAACTACCTTGGGAGTTAGTTAAAGCAGCAGTGCAACCCAATGCACCAGTATCACCAAATATTCCTCAGAATTTGACTCTAGGATTTGCCGCTAGTTTGATTTTAGGAATTGGTGTGGCTTTACTGCTAGAAAAAACTGACAATACATACCATGCTGTTGGCAGTTTAAAAGATAATATTAGGCTACCAATATTAGGTATTCTGCCTTTTGATAAGAAGCTGCAAAATAGTCAACATCATCTCGCAGTCGTGGCTGGAGAGAAACAAATAGCGGCGGGAGATGAGCCTCGCCAAAACATTTTTAATCGTCAGTTTGGGAGTGCTAGAAGCACTGGTAGAGGCAAATTTTGGGAAGCTTTACAGGTACTTTATACGAATATTCAACTACTTAATTTTGAGCGTCCAATTCGCTCTTTAGTTGTGAGTTCGCCACTTCCAGGAGACGGTAAATCGACGGTAGCATTCCAATTAGCTCAAACAGCTACAGCAATGGGTAAACGAGTACTGCTGGTAGATGCGGATTTGCGCCGACCACAATTGCATAACCTCTCAGAGTTAAATAATGTGCAAGGTTTGAGTAGTGTAATTTCAACTAATCTACCTGTAGACCAAGTGATTCAAGAAGTACCGGGAACGAGCGGTTTGTCGGTAATTACGGCTGGCCCAATATTACCAGATCCCGCAAGATTACTCGCATCAGAAAAGATGAAACAACTGATGGCTCATTTCCATCAAAACTTTGATTTGGTGATTTATGATGTTCCCTGCTTAGTAGGAATAGTTGATGCGAGATTAGTAGCACCACATACTGATGGGATAGTGTTAGTGGTGAGGCTGGACAAGACAGATAAATCTGGGTTGATAGAAGCTCAAGACAGCTTGAGAATTTCGCCAACGAATGTTTTAGGTATTATTGCCAATGGAGATAAAGGTAAACTTAATGATGTTAGTTATTCCCATAGTTCTCATGGATAG
- a CDS encoding GAF domain-containing protein gives MSLHQRSFDETTDLIIGVHKQENNYWPQSSPPVGALATKKGTISSFLAPLTQDTFKQVVQEVEQKLHIVHQTLSMLDSQGFETILEEMLHSITLKTGELLGADRTTIFLLDEAKQELWSILAETEGDRSLEIRIPADKGIAGEVATFKQVINIPYDFYQDSRSVFAQAQEKITGYRTYTMLALPLLNEHGQLVAVVQLLNKLKAVHNPHDPISDRVDQSGFTKADEQLFQEFAPSIRLILESSRSFYAATQKQRAAAALMKAIKSLSQSSLDLEDTLKRVMDEAKELMSADRSTLWLIDSDRHELWTKITPDNGVTKELRIPIGKGFAGKVAVSGKKLNIPFDLYEHPDSDTAKQLDQQNGYRTCSLLCMPVFNADQQLIGVTQLVNKKKSGNFPAYNPVHWPKAPECFQASFDHNDEEFMEAFNIQAGVALQNAQLFATVKQQEQLQRDMLRSLSNGVISTDQAGLVIAANESAKRLLGLKEDDRLEGKLINNIIDIKEGDFSKWCQNALQANDIKCRQQYYPDRTLITTGTEQHSINLSINTIADASNQQQVRGALVVMEDISDEKRLKSTMYRYMTQELAEELLKLDDAKLGGDRKEVSILFSDIRGYTTLTENLEAEEVVSMLNEYFESMVEAVFKHKGTLDKYIGDAIMAVFGSPLPLEGHAWMAVQTSLEMRHRLQEFNNRRYAANKPKINIGIGINSDVVISGNIGSSKRMEFTAIGDGVNLGSRLESVSKQYGCDIIISENTHKLCQENIWSRELDYIRVKGRNEPVAIYELLGLRTDIISSQKLEMIEHYHQGREYYLNRQFSSARNEFAKVLAIDNTDQAALLHLHRCQYWMQSAPSDTDWDQGVWTLKEK, from the coding sequence ATGTCATTGCATCAACGTAGTTTTGATGAGACTACCGATCTGATTATTGGTGTTCACAAGCAAGAAAACAACTATTGGCCACAAAGTTCTCCCCCTGTGGGCGCTCTTGCTACCAAAAAAGGAACTATCTCTTCCTTTCTGGCTCCCCTAACTCAGGATACCTTTAAACAGGTTGTTCAGGAAGTTGAACAAAAATTACATATTGTTCATCAAACTCTGTCAATGTTAGATTCTCAGGGTTTTGAAACCATCCTGGAAGAGATGTTACACTCAATTACTCTGAAAACGGGAGAGCTATTAGGTGCAGACCGCACGACGATATTTCTATTAGATGAAGCTAAACAAGAACTGTGGTCAATATTAGCAGAAACAGAAGGCGATCGCTCTTTAGAAATTCGCATCCCCGCCGATAAAGGAATTGCGGGAGAAGTCGCCACTTTTAAACAAGTAATTAATATTCCCTACGATTTTTATCAAGATTCTCGGTCAGTATTTGCTCAAGCACAAGAAAAAATTACTGGCTATCGTACCTATACAATGTTAGCTTTACCATTGTTAAATGAACATGGGCAATTAGTAGCCGTAGTACAACTATTAAATAAATTAAAAGCTGTCCATAATCCTCATGATCCCATTAGCGATCGCGTTGATCAATCCGGTTTTACTAAAGCCGATGAGCAATTATTTCAAGAATTTGCTCCTTCCATTCGCCTAATTTTAGAATCATCTCGCTCCTTTTATGCAGCCACGCAAAAGCAAAGAGCAGCCGCAGCGTTGATGAAAGCAATTAAGTCACTATCCCAAAGTAGTCTTGATTTAGAAGATACCCTCAAACGGGTAATGGATGAAGCCAAAGAATTAATGAGCGCCGATCGCAGTACCCTCTGGTTGATAGATAGCGATCGTCACGAATTATGGACAAAAATTACCCCAGATAACGGTGTTACTAAAGAATTACGCATTCCCATCGGTAAAGGCTTTGCTGGTAAAGTAGCAGTATCCGGTAAAAAATTAAATATACCTTTTGATTTATATGAGCATCCAGATTCGGATACAGCTAAACAACTTGACCAACAAAATGGCTATCGCACTTGTAGTTTACTTTGTATGCCGGTATTCAACGCCGATCAACAATTAATCGGCGTCACTCAGTTAGTTAATAAAAAGAAATCAGGGAATTTTCCGGCTTATAATCCCGTCCATTGGCCAAAAGCTCCTGAATGCTTCCAAGCTAGTTTTGATCACAACGACGAAGAGTTTATGGAAGCTTTTAATATCCAAGCTGGAGTAGCATTACAAAACGCACAATTGTTTGCCACAGTTAAGCAACAAGAACAACTACAGCGCGATATGTTGCGTAGTCTTTCTAATGGCGTAATTTCTACAGATCAAGCAGGTTTAGTAATTGCGGCTAACGAAAGCGCCAAACGGTTATTAGGTTTAAAAGAAGATGATCGTTTAGAAGGTAAATTAATTAATAACATCATAGATATAAAAGAAGGCGACTTTAGTAAATGGTGTCAAAATGCTTTACAAGCAAATGATATCAAATGCCGTCAGCAATATTATCCCGATCGCACACTCATTACCACAGGTACAGAACAACATAGTATTAATTTATCAATTAACACCATTGCTGACGCCAGCAATCAACAACAAGTCCGTGGCGCACTAGTTGTCATGGAAGATATTAGCGATGAAAAACGTCTCAAAAGTACAATGTATCGCTACATGACCCAAGAATTAGCAGAAGAATTATTGAAATTAGATGATGCGAAATTAGGAGGCGATCGCAAAGAAGTTTCCATCTTATTTTCTGATATTCGTGGCTATACCACCCTCACCGAAAATCTCGAAGCAGAAGAAGTGGTGAGTATGCTCAACGAATATTTTGAATCAATGGTAGAAGCAGTTTTTAAACATAAAGGTACCCTCGATAAATATATCGGTGATGCTATTATGGCCGTCTTTGGTTCCCCCCTCCCTTTAGAAGGACACGCTTGGATGGCCGTACAAACATCTTTAGAAATGCGCCATCGCTTACAAGAATTTAATAACCGTCGCTACGCAGCTAATAAGCCTAAAATTAACATCGGTATCGGCATTAATTCCGATGTCGTCATCAGCGGTAATATTGGTTCGAGTAAACGCATGGAATTTACCGCCATTGGTGATGGTGTTAACCTTGGTTCTCGCCTAGAAAGTGTCAGCAAACAGTATGGCTGCGACATTATTATTAGCGAAAATACCCATAAACTATGCCAAGAAAATATTTGGTCTAGAGAACTCGATTACATTCGCGTCAAAGGTAGAAATGAGCCAGTAGCCATCTATGAACTCCTGGGATTACGTACGGATATTATTAGTAGTCAAAAACTAGAAATGATTGAACATTATCATCAAGGACGAGAATATTACCTCAATCGTCAATTTAGTTCAGCTAGAAATGAGTTTGCTAAAGTTTTAGCTATTGACAATACAGATCAAGCCGCGCTTTTACATTTGCACCGCTGTCAGTACTGGATGCAATCAGCCCCATCAGATACAGATTGGGATCAAGGTGTTTGGACGCTAAAAGAGAAATAA
- a CDS encoding Rieske (2Fe-2S) protein — protein sequence MSWVKVLSQEELPPNERKVVKVEQRNILLVHHNNKIYAVENSCPHMKLPLKKGKITDNGAIVCPFHRSAFDLATGSPTEWITFPPGVNKVLGLISQEKALPVFTTRVEEGSIWVEL from the coding sequence ATGAGCTGGGTTAAGGTGCTTTCCCAAGAGGAATTACCGCCTAATGAACGCAAGGTGGTGAAAGTTGAACAGCGTAATATTCTGCTGGTTCACCATAACAACAAAATTTATGCTGTGGAAAATTCCTGTCCCCACATGAAGCTACCCTTAAAGAAGGGCAAAATCACTGATAATGGGGCGATCGTTTGTCCATTTCATCGTAGCGCTTTTGATTTAGCTACTGGTAGTCCTACGGAATGGATTACCTTTCCTCCCGGTGTTAACAAAGTGCTGGGTTTGATTTCCCAAGAAAAAGCTTTACCTGTTTTTACTACCCGTGTAGAGGAAGGAAGTATTTGGGTAGAGTTGTAA
- a CDS encoding ABC1 kinase family protein — MIVKTSPPNSRPFEDSDRTNYNNGDQPYIAEIVPDDHTPALVVKSPRLLAAQQQRALTTAQSELETIRYNPVEIVAHYRQRPLQVLQRIFAVLRPTLSFVFGLWWDSKRGIVVKNDHRRAVQLKELLTKLGPAYIKIGQALSTRPDLVPPVYLEELARLQDQLPAFPNEIAYQFIEEELGAPPDEIYGELSRAPIAAASLGQVYKGKLKTGEEVAVKVQRPDLKERITIDLYILRGIAGWAQKNFKRIRSDLVGILDELGDRIFEEMDYIHEGENAERFFQLYGHIKDIYVPKIYWEYTNRRVLTMEWINGTKLTQTAEINAQGINARYLIEVGVQCSLRQLLEHGFFHADPHPGNLLATPDGKLAYLDFGMMSEIQPPQRYGLIEAIVHVVNRDFEGLAKDYVKLDFLAPDTDLTPIIPAFANVFADAQGASVADLNIKSITDELSALMYEYPFRVPPYYALIIRSLVTLEGIAIYIDPNFKVLSEAYPYVAKRLLTDPAPQLRISLRDLLFKDGKFRWNRLENLLRNARSNEDYDLNLVVNQGVDFLASERGAFIRDKLVDELVNGLNALGKNVLHNFTYLLRERVGLTAVNETPAASIEQQQTLEHIKRISSILRETRGFDPAQLAPQIAQLLFNPDVQRLGQQITNRLVQKAVTKLIRDLLAGEEINQNVGHKLEQPARLSLPARV, encoded by the coding sequence ATGATTGTTAAGACATCTCCCCCCAATTCCCGACCGTTCGAGGACAGCGATCGCACTAATTACAACAACGGCGATCAACCATACATTGCTGAGATAGTGCCAGATGATCATACACCAGCCTTGGTTGTGAAATCGCCCAGACTGCTCGCCGCCCAACAACAGCGGGCACTAACAACAGCCCAATCCGAACTAGAAACAATACGTTACAATCCAGTGGAGATAGTAGCGCACTACCGCCAAAGACCCCTGCAAGTTTTGCAGCGGATTTTTGCTGTGTTGCGTCCCACCCTTTCTTTTGTGTTCGGCTTGTGGTGGGACAGCAAACGGGGAATTGTCGTCAAAAATGACCACCGTCGAGCCGTTCAACTCAAAGAATTATTAACGAAATTAGGGCCAGCCTACATCAAAATTGGTCAAGCCTTATCCACCAGACCAGATTTAGTTCCGCCCGTATATTTGGAAGAATTAGCGAGATTACAAGACCAATTACCCGCCTTCCCGAATGAAATTGCTTATCAATTTATTGAAGAAGAACTAGGCGCGCCACCAGATGAAATCTACGGCGAACTTTCAAGAGCACCAATCGCCGCCGCTTCCTTGGGACAAGTATACAAAGGTAAGCTAAAAACTGGTGAAGAAGTAGCAGTTAAAGTCCAACGCCCCGATTTAAAAGAGCGAATTACCATTGACTTATATATTTTACGGGGAATTGCCGGTTGGGCGCAGAAAAACTTTAAGCGGATACGCTCCGACTTAGTGGGTATTTTGGATGAATTAGGCGATCGCATTTTTGAAGAGATGGATTACATCCACGAAGGCGAAAATGCCGAGCGCTTTTTTCAATTATATGGTCACATCAAAGACATATATGTTCCCAAAATTTACTGGGAATACACCAACCGTCGCGTCTTGACGATGGAGTGGATTAACGGCACTAAATTAACCCAAACAGCAGAAATTAACGCCCAAGGTATCAACGCTCGTTATCTAATTGAAGTGGGTGTGCAGTGTTCTTTGCGACAATTATTAGAACACGGATTTTTCCATGCTGACCCCCACCCCGGAAACTTGTTAGCCACCCCAGACGGGAAATTAGCTTATCTCGACTTCGGGATGATGAGCGAGATTCAGCCACCCCAACGCTATGGTTTAATCGAGGCGATCGTCCACGTCGTCAACCGTGACTTTGAAGGCTTGGCGAAAGATTACGTCAAATTAGATTTTTTAGCACCAGATACCGACCTCACACCGATTATCCCCGCCTTTGCTAACGTCTTCGCCGATGCTCAAGGCGCCAGCGTCGCCGATTTAAACATTAAAAGCATCACTGATGAATTATCGGCTTTAATGTATGAATATCCCTTCCGCGTACCCCCCTATTACGCCCTAATTATTCGCTCCCTCGTCACCCTCGAAGGCATCGCTATTTACATAGATCCTAACTTTAAAGTCCTCAGCGAAGCTTATCCCTACGTTGCTAAACGTTTATTAACAGACCCCGCACCGCAATTAAGAATATCTCTAAGAGATTTGCTGTTTAAAGATGGAAAATTCCGCTGGAATCGTTTAGAAAACTTATTACGCAATGCGCGCAGCAATGAAGACTACGACTTAAACTTAGTTGTGAATCAAGGCGTAGATTTTCTTGCTTCGGAACGAGGCGCATTTATTCGTGACAAATTAGTAGATGAATTAGTCAACGGATTAAATGCTTTAGGTAAAAACGTTTTGCATAACTTCACTTATTTGTTGCGAGAAAGAGTAGGTTTAACAGCAGTCAACGAAACCCCAGCCGCATCAATCGAACAACAACAAACCTTAGAACATATTAAACGTATTTCCAGCATTCTCAGAGAAACTCGTGGCTTTGATCCAGCCCAGCTAGCGCCCCAAATCGCCCAGTTATTATTCAATCCTGATGTCCAGCGTTTAGGTCAACAAATTACCAATCGCCTAGTACAAAAAGCCGTGACAAAATTAATTCGAGATTTGTTAGCAGGGGAAGAAATTAATCAAAATGTCGGTCATAAATTAGAGCAACCAGCACGATTATCTTTACCCGCAAGAGTATAG